A stretch of the Geovibrio thiophilus genome encodes the following:
- a CDS encoding molybdenum cofactor biosynthesis protein MoaE — MDISATIAELKKDKEFAANVGMILIHNGTVRGWSRGDHASVQKMEVHSDQDKIEQIRREVEASEGIYRVVVEARSGVMEPGDDVLFLIVAGDIRENVKPALALLLDRIKAEAVTKKEYKG; from the coding sequence ATGGATATTTCGGCAACTATAGCGGAGCTCAAGAAGGATAAAGAATTTGCTGCCAATGTAGGCATGATTCTGATACATAACGGCACAGTGCGCGGCTGGTCAAGGGGTGATCACGCCTCCGTTCAGAAGATGGAGGTTCACAGCGATCAGGATAAGATAGAACAGATACGACGTGAAGTGGAAGCATCGGAAGGAATATACAGGGTCGTGGTTGAAGCCCGCTCCGGTGTGATGGAGCCCGGGGACGATGTGCTTTTTCTCATTGTCGCAGGTGATATAAGAGAGAATGTCAAGCCCGCTCTCGCCCTTCTTCTGGACAGAATAAAGGCGGAAGCGGTGACTAAAAAGGAATATAAAGGGTAA
- a CDS encoding ABC transporter ATP-binding protein, translating into MSLLSIDKLNAGYGEIQVLFDVSLHINEGEIVSIVGGNGAGKSSLLKAISGLIKPMSGSVSFRGENVSRVPADEIVTRGLVHVPEGRRLFSLMTVYENLEMGAYNRNAKANFKRNLEEVYALFPRLAERQKQLACTLSGGEQQMVAIGRGIMAQPKLMMLDEPSLGLAPVLKKDIFAAVKRIAIDYETTIVLVEQDLVNSLAISDRAYVMEQGQVVLEGESQMLLTDPHVKAAYLGV; encoded by the coding sequence TCGATGTTTCCCTCCACATCAATGAGGGCGAGATTGTGAGCATAGTGGGCGGCAACGGAGCCGGCAAGTCCAGCCTGCTTAAAGCCATATCAGGGCTTATCAAACCCATGTCCGGCTCTGTGAGCTTCAGAGGAGAAAATGTAAGCCGTGTTCCCGCTGATGAAATCGTGACAAGAGGCCTTGTGCATGTGCCGGAGGGGAGAAGGCTTTTCTCATTAATGACAGTGTATGAGAACCTTGAGATGGGCGCTTATAACAGGAACGCCAAGGCTAATTTCAAGCGCAACCTTGAAGAGGTCTATGCCTTGTTCCCCCGTCTGGCTGAAAGACAGAAGCAGCTTGCCTGCACTCTTTCCGGCGGCGAACAGCAGATGGTCGCCATAGGCAGAGGCATAATGGCGCAGCCCAAGCTGATGATGCTGGATGAACCTTCCCTCGGGCTTGCGCCCGTGCTCAAAAAGGATATTTTCGCGGCTGTCAAACGCATAGCAATAGATTATGAAACAACAATAGTTCTTGTGGAACAGGATCTTGTGAATTCTCTTGCCATAAGCGACAGAGCGTATGTCATGGAGCAGGGGCAGGTGGTTCTGGAAGGAGAAAGCCAGATGCTCCTCACCGATCCGCATGTTAAGGCGGCTTACCTCGGAGTTTAA